GGCGAGAGCACTGCCTCCCGCTTCACCTGGAAGGCGAGACCGGTGAACGCGACGAAGTAGATCACCACGCCCACATGGACGATGTAACCACCGTACCGTCGCCGGTTTCTGGCGATCAGATGGACCAGCGCCGCCGGCACGCCCTCACCGTGCAGCGCGATCCGGGCGCGAATGCCACGGTAGAATTCCTGCCCGATCGTCCCCACGACAAAGCCGCCGAGCGCCAGCGCCATGATGGCGTAGACGTCGCGCATCCCAGCACCGAGCAGCGCCGCGGCGGTTACTCCCCCTGTCGCGAGCGGGACGATGAATTGCCGGCGGAGGTTCGCGGTCGACGCCTTGCGCCACGCGATCAGCGGCCCGATGCCGGTCAGCGCGAGGAGAAAGAGACCGAGCGGAACATTGACGCGATTGAAGAACGCCGGGCCGACCGTGATCTTGGTGCCGCGCACCCATTCCGAGAGAATTGGAAAGAGCGTACCCCACAGCACCGAGAAGGCGATGCCGACCAGCGCGAGATTGTTGAAGAGAAACGCCGATTCGCGGCTCACCAGCGACTCGAGCTGGACCTCGGCCTCGAGCATCGGCCAGCGGGTATAGAGCAGCGTGAACGACACGACCGCCGCCACCAGGAGGAGCGCCAGGAAGAAGTAGCCGATGTCGGACTGGGTAAACGAGTGGATCGAGGAAATCGCCCCCGACCGCGTGATGAAGGTTCCGAAGATCGACAGCAGGAAGGTGCCAATGATCAGCGACACGTTCCATCGCTTGAGCATCCCGCGCTTTTCCTGGATCATCACCGAGTGAAGGAACGCGGTCAGCGTGAGCCACGACAGGAGCGGTGCGTTCTCGACCGGGTCCCACATCCAGACGCCGCCCCAGCCGAGTTCGACGTACGCCCACCACATGCCGAGCGTGATGCCGATCGAGAGGAAGAGCCACGACGCCAGCGCCCACTTCCGCATCGCGATGATCCAGCCGGTGTCGAGCTTGCGGGCCAGCAGCGCGGCGATCGCGAAGGCGAACGGAATCGTGATGCTGATGTAGCCGAGATAGAGCATCGGGGGATGCATCACCATCCCGGGGTTCTGCAGTTGCGGATTCAGGCCGCGGCCATCGGCCGGCGTAAATGGCAGCCGCTCGAACGGTGACGCATGTCCGAAGAGCATCACCGCAAGGAAGAACGCGATCACCAGATTGACGACCGCCGCGACGTACGGCAGCAACGCCCGGTGCCGCGACGATGTCAGCGCCTGGGCGAGCGCGCCGAAAATCGAAAGGATCACCGCCCAGAAGAGGAGCGAGCCCTTCTGTCCTGCCCAGAACGCCGACACGAGATAGTAGGTCGGGAGATTGCGCGACGTATACGAAGCCACGTACTCGATGTTGAAGTCGTGGCCGAGAATTCCCTTCCAGAGCGCCGCCGACGCCACCAGCAGCGCCGCACAGATGGCATACGATCCGCGGGTCACCGCGGTGGCCAGGACCGGTCGCGCTCTCCAGTTCCCGAACAGGCCGATCGCGGCACTCCAGCATCCGAGCAGCAACGCCGCCCAGAGTGCAAAGGTCCCGAGAAATGTCATCGGTGCATCAAGTGGACTTGGGCTGGTCCTTCCATGCCGCTTCGTACCGTGAGCCGCACTTGGCGATCACGTCAGTGGCGTGGAAGACTCCGTCGCGTCCGAGCTTTCCCGGTACGACGACGTCGATATCGTTCGCGTCGGTGAAGGTGTCGGGAACGAGACCGACATAGGTGACCGGAAAGGTGCGGATGCCATCGCTGATGGAGAAATCAACCCGCTCGTGCGCCGGATCACGATGGATCGATCCCGGCACGACCTTCGCGCTCACCTTGACGCCGACATCGTAGAAATGCGGATCCGAGGCGCTGCGCGCAGCGAGTTGCGTGGGGGTGAGAAAGTAGGTGCCGGTCTGCTTGATACCTTCGGTGATCATCAGCACTACGCAGGCCACAATCACGGTTGCACCGACTGCGAACTTCGTCCCTGGCTTCATGGCCCGGAATATAGTGCCGTGGTGCGCGCTAGCGTGTCCGCGCCCGACCGTCCGCAACGCCGCCCGGCCAGCTCGCCCAGGCGAGTGCGGTGTCGACTGCGCGGCGCCATTCACGGCGTGCCTGCTCCCGCCACGACGCGTCCCGCCGTGGCTCGAACACCGTTGTTTCCCCGCTCTCGGCTGCCGATGGGAGCGACGCGCCGATGCCGATGGCGGCGAGGCGGGCAGCACCCAGCGCGGTGAGTTCGATCGCGGCGGGGCGCTCGACGGGAATACCCAGCAGGTCGGCCTGGTACTGCATCAGCCAGTCATTCTGCGCCGCGCCGCCATCGACGCGCAGCACCGTGACGCCCCCCATGACCTCGACGAGATCCGCGGCGCTGTGCGCAATCGCTTCGAGCGTCGCCCGGACCAGATGTGCCCGGCCGACGCCTCGCGTCACACCGGTGATCACGCCGCGCGCCTCGGCGTTCCAGTGCGGCGCCCCGAGGCCGGCGAGCGCGGGGACGAAGGTCACGCCACCTGCGTCGACGACGCTCGCCGCGAGTGCCGCAGTTTCGGCGGCGCTCTCGATGAGACCAAGACCATCGCGCAGCCACTGCACCGCCGCGCCGGCAATGAAGACACTCCCCTCGAGTGCCCATGCGCGCGCGCCAGAGCGGTTCGCCGCGATGGTCGCAAGGATCCCGGGCGCGGGTGCGGGAGGGTTCGCGTCGCCGCTGTGGCGGAGAAGAAAGGCCCCGGTCCCGTAGGTGATCTTGCTCGATCCCGGCTCGGTGCATCCGTGGCCGAAGAGCGCCGCCTGCTGATCGCCGGCGAGCCCGGTGATCGGGATCGGCGTGCCGAACCACGTCGCCTCTGCCAGACCGACGTGTCCGGCGCTCGGCACCACCGCCGGAAGGATCGCGCGGGGAATACCAAAGAGCTCGAGCATCTCGTTGTCCCAGTCGCCGGTCGCGAGGTCGGCGAGCAAGGTTCGCGACGAATTGGTCGGATCGGTCACATGCACCGCGCCACCGGTGAGTCGCGCTATCAGCCACGTCTCCACCGTCCCGGCGCAGAGCTCGCCGCGAACCGCCCGGCGCGCAACATCGGGATCGCGCAGGAGCCATTCGAGCTTGGTGGCTGAGAAATAGGGATCGAGCAGCAGGCCGGTTCGAGCGCGCACCCGCGGTTCGACCCCGGCGGCACGCAGCCCGGCGCAGCGCGTGGTGGTGCGCCGGTCCTGCCACACGATCGCCGGGGCGATCGGAGCCAGCGTCTGCCGGTCCCAGAGCACCACGGTCTCGCGCTGGTTGGTGATCCCGATCGCCGCGATCGCGACACCCGCCGCAGCCAGCGCGTCCCGTCCCGCCGCCACGGTGGCCGTCACGAGGATCTCCGGATCATGCTCCACCCAACCCGGCGACGGATACGACTGCGGAATCTCGCGATAGCCGCGGCCGAGGACCGTCCCGTCGGCGCCGAAGACGAGCGCCGTCGAGCCGGTGGTTCCCTGATCGAGCGCGACGATATTGGGCATTGGAGTCCATCGCGAAGATAGCAATCCGCTATCTTTGTGGGTGCCTTATTCAACCTTGCTCTTTGACCTCACCGACGACGGGATCGGGCTCGTCACCTTCAACCGTCCCGACAAACTCAACGCCCTCAACGCGACGGTCATCGCCGAACTTGGCGCCCTGATCCAGGACGCCTCCCGCGACGATGGCGTACGCGGATTGATCCTCACCGGAAGCGGCCCCAAGGCGTTCATCGCCGGGGCCGACATCTCCGAGCTGGCAGAGGTCAATGGCAGTGAAGGGATCGATCTTGCGAAGCGCGGTTCGCGGGTCCTGCGGGAAATCGAGCGGCTCCCGAAACCGGTGATCGCTGCCATCAACGGCTTTGCCCTTGGCGGCGGCTGCGAGCTTGCCATGGCGTGCCATATCCGGCTTGCCGCGCCCAACGCCAGGTTTGCCCAGCCCGAAGTCAAGCTGGGGCTGATCCCGGGATTCGGTGGCACCGTGCGCCTGCCGCGACTCGTCGGTCGTGGCCGCGCCACCGAGTTGCTGATTTCCGGTGCGATGATCGACGCCGAGGAAGCCGCGCGCATCGGGCTGGTGAACCGCGTCGTCCCCGCCGAGTCGCTGGTGGATGACGCGCGCGCGCTGATGCGCACCATTCTCGCGCAGGGTCCGCTGGCAGTGCGGCTCTGCCTGCAGGCCGTCGACGGCACCCTCGACCGTCCGCTCGACGAGGCGCTGGCCCTCGAAGCGAAGCTCTTCGGCGATGCCTGTGCCAGTGCCGACAAGGCGGAAGGCACGCGGGCGTTCCTGGAGAAGCGACCCGCGGTGTTTCGCGGTCGGTGACCCGGTGCGGGCAGTCTCGCTCGTGGTGCGGTCGTTCCGGAATCTTGCCGACGCCACGATCGACCTTCCGGAATCCGGCATTGCGCTGGTCGGGCCCAACGGCCAGGGGAAGACGAACTGTCTCGAGGCGCTCGCCTATCCGGTCCTCTTCCGGTCGGTGCGCGGTGCTGCAGATCGGGAGATCCCGCGATTCGGCGGACCGGGATTTCACGTGGCCGTCACGACAGATGCCGGCTCGACGATCGCCGCAACATACGCCGCGGCGGAACGCAGGAAGCGAATCGCAGTCGACGGCGAGGAGCAGCCGACGATCACCGCCGCCATCGGGCAATGGCTGGTGGTGGGCTTCTTTCCCACCGACCTTGCCCTGGTGCAGGGCGGCGCGTCGGAGCGGCGGCGCTGGATCGACCGGATGCTGTCACTCGCCGATCGCGAGTACCTCGATGCGTTGCTCCGGTATCGCTCTGCGCTGGCGCAACGGAACGCGGCGCTGCGTCACGGCGATGCGGCAACAGCGGTGGCGTTCGATCCTGCGCTCGCGCGCGGCGGTTCGTTCGTGACGAGCCGGCGCCGGCAGTGGGTACGCAGTGCCGACACGACCTGGCGGCAGGAGCTCGACGCGCTGGGCGAAGGAACGCCGGTGGCGCTGCGGTATCGCGGCGACGAGGCACTCGAGGACGCCGCCGCATGGGAGGAACGATTGGAGAGTGCGTTGCCGCGAGACCTGCAGCGGGGACAGACCCACGTCGGCCCGCATCGCGACGACGTCGTCCTCGGCCTCGGCGGCCATGCACTGCGCGACTACGGATCGACCGGTCAGCAGCGCTCGGCCGCTGTGGCGCTGCGCCTGATGGAACTCGAGACGCTCGCGACGTCACGTGGCGTCCGCCCGACGCTGCTGGTGGACGATGTCTTTGCGGAGCTCGATGTCGACCGGCAACGACGGCTCGCTGCGCGGCTCGCGGCAAAGCCGGGACAGCGGATCGTCACCGCACCGCGCGCAGCCGAGATCCCGACGGAACTCGATCTCCCCCGGTGGACGATGCACCACGGCGTCCTCCGTGCCGGTGAAGGGACCGCGGCGTGAAGGAGACCAAGGGCCCTCTCCCGATCGGCGATGTTCTTGGCACTTGGATCGCGCGGCACGGCATGGCGCGGCGCTTCGACCTGGTCAACGCCGTCGAGGCGTGGCCTGACGCCGTCGGTCCGCAGATTGCCGCTGTCACCCGGGCGATCTCGGTCGCGCCGGACGGCACCTTGATGGTTCGCGTGACGACGCACTCCTGGGCCACCGAGCTCGGCTTGATGGCCCCGCGGATCCTGGCCCGGCTCAACGGGTCGAAACGTGGACGCGTGCTGCACATCCGCTGGCTGGTTGGTCCGCTCGACCGACCCTGAACGGCTTACTTGCGAGGAACGATGGCGAACGACACAGCACCGAACGGCGACTACGGCGCACAGAGCATCACCGTGCTCAAGGGACTCGAGGCGGTCCGCAAGCGCCCGGCGATGTACATCGGGTCGACCGGCGAGAACGGGTTGCACCACCTGGTCTACGAAGTGGTCGACAACTCGATCGACGAAGCGCTGGCCGGCTTCTGCGATACGATCGACGTGTCGATCCACAAGGACAACTCGATTACCGTCACCGACAACGGCCGCGGCATCCCGGTGGATATCCATCCCACCGAAAAGATCCCCGGCGTCGAACTGGCGCTCACCGTCCTGCATGCCGGCGGCAAGTTCGATCGCAACTCGTACAAGGTGTCGGGGGGATTGCACGGCGTCGGCGTGTCGGTCGTCAATGCGCTGTCGGAAAAGGTCACCGTCACGGTCGATCGCGACGGCGCGCGGCATCAGATGTCGTTCGTCCGCGGCAAGACCACGCAGAAGCTCACGGTGATCGGCATCGCGGCCGGGACCGGGACGACGGTCACGTTCAAGCCCGACCCGCAGATCTTCACGGTCCTCGAGTTTTCGTGGAGCACCCTTGCCGACCGCCTGCGGCAGCTCGCATTCCTCAACGGCGGCCTCAAGATCACGCTCACCGACGAACGCGGTGACGAGCCGCGCAACGAGACCTTCTACTACAAGGGGGGCCTCGTCGAGTTCGTGTCGTGGCTCAACCGCAACAAGAAGGTGCTCCATCCGAAGCCGGTGCACTTCTCGGCGACGCGCGATGATGTCGACGTCGATATCGCGCTGCAGTACGAGGACGGCTACAACGAGAACACCTTCACCTTCGTGAACAACATCAACACCCACGAGGGTGGCACCCATCTCACCGGGTTCCGGTCGGCGCTGACGCGGACGATCAACGAGATCGCCAAGAAATCAAATGCGCTGAAGAAAGCCGATTTCACCCTCAGCGGCGACGACGCGCGCGAGGGACTCACCTGCGTCATTCACGTCAAGGTCCGCGAGCCGCAATTCGAGGGACAGACCAAGACCAAGCTCGGCAACGGCGAGGTCGAGGGGATCGTGCGCACCGTCGTCAACGAACACCTCGGCAATTATCTCGAGGAGAATCCGGGTGTCGGTCGCGCCATCATCGAAAAAGCCGTGAGCGCCGCGCGAGCCCGCGAAGCAGCGCGCAAGGCCCGCGATCTGGTGCGCAAGAAATCCGGCCTCGAGAACGCCGTCCTTCCCGGCAAGCTCGCCGATTGTTCGCTCGACGACCCGGCGATGTGCGAGCTGTACCTGGTCGAGGGTGACTCGGCCGGTGGCTCGGCCAAGCAGGGACGCGACCGCTCGTTCCAGGCGATCCTGCCACTCCGCGGAAAAATTCTCAACGTCGAGCGCGCCCGCATCGACCGGATCCTCGGCAATGAGGAGATCCGGGCGATCATCACGGCGATCGGCGCGGGCGTGCGCGAGGACTTCAACATCGCCGACGCACGGTACCACAAGATCATCCTGATGACCGACGCCGACGTCGACGGCGCGCACATCCGGACGCTGCTGCTGACCTTCTTCTTCCGGCAGATGCCGGAGCTGATCGAGGCAGGGTTCATCTACATCGCTCAGCCGCCGCTCTATCGCGTCGCGCGCGGGAAGGAAGAGTACTACGCCTACACCGAGGAGGAGCGCGGCGAGTTTCAGAAGCGGCTCGCCGAGGGCGCCAAGGGAAATGTCGGCGTGCAGCGCTACAAGGGGTTGGGCGAAATGAACCCCGATCAGCTCTGGAAGACGACGATGGATCCGAACACGCGGACGATCCTCCGCGTCACGCTCGAAGACGCGGTCGAGGCGTCGAAACTTTTCGACGAGTTGATGGGCGACGACGTGGAGCCGCGCCGGATGTTCATCGAGGCGAACGCGAAGTTCGTCAGCGTACTCGACGTCTAGCGCTCTCGCGCGGCGGGAGGACCAGTAGCGACAGCAGCGAACGACACTGGTTCGCTGCTGTCGTTTTTGTTACTACAGTATCCCCGGCATCGGCGAGTGCCCGCTTCCGGGGCCCCAATCGTCGGTGTCGTCGTCGACCGCGTCCGCCGCGGCGCGCGCATCGGGATCGTCCTTCACCGCCCGCTCCGCCTCGGTGAGTTCGTCGGCGTCGACCGGCGTATCCACGTCGTCTTCGGGCGCAATCGGCTTCCCCTTCCCCAGCCCCAGGAGCCAGATCAGGAACGCGCCGATCAGAGCCACTGTCACCCAGATCCCTACCATTCATCCTCCTCGGTATGATGCGGTGCCACCCGCCGTGACGCGCCAGGCGATGAGCGGCAGCGTCTCCGGCGCGACATCGCCAATGTCGATCGCCAATTCGATGGCGCGAGCCGCCGCGGCCGCGGCATCGTGGCTCCTGGCGTGAATCGTGGCGACCCGTTGGCCTCGTTGCACTGCGATCCCCGGCTTGACCGGCACCTCGAGTCCCACGGCGGGATCAACCGTGTCCGTGACGGTTCGACGGCCGCCACCGAGGTCGATGATGATCCGGCCGAGCGCGCGAGGCTCGACCACGGTGACGATGCCGGCCCGCGACGCGAGGACATCGAGGCGTACCGGCGCGGCAGGAAGCTTCCCGGGATGCTCCACTGCTGCAGCGTCACCGCCCTGCGCCTCGACCATCGCGACGAAGCGTTCGAGTGCCTGGCCGGAACTGATCGTCGATTCGAGCCGGCGCCGCGCTGCCGCAGCGTCGTCCTCCGCACCGGCGAGGAGCAGCATCTCCGTGCCGAGGGCAAAGGTGACTTCCATGAGGTCGGCCGGGCCGTCGCCCCGGAGGCCGGCGATCGCCTCGACCACTTCGAGCGCGTTGCCGCAGGCGATCCCGAGCGGCCGGTCCATCGCCGTGAGGAGTGCGACCGTCCGGCAGCCGCGCGCCTCGCCGAGCGCGATCATCGTGCGGGCGAGTTCGAGTGCGCGCTCGGGATCGGGAAGAAAGGCCCCGGAGCCGATCTTCACGTCGAGGACGAGGCCGTTCAGGTCTTCAGCCAGTTTCTTCGACATGATGCTGGCACTGATGAGCGGGATCGATTCGACGGTGGCGGTGACGTCGCGCAGCGCGTAGAGCTTCCGGTCCGCGGGAGCGATATCGTCGGTCTGCCCGATCATCGCGACCCCAAGTGTGCGGACCTGTCGTTCGGCGTCGCGCAGCGGCAGCGTGGTGCGCATTCCGGGAATCGCTTCGAGCTTGTCGAGGGTTCCCCCCGTGTGGCCGAGGCCGCGCCCCGACATCATCGGGACGAGGACGCCGCACGCGGCGAGCATCGGCGCGAGAAGCAGCGAGGTCTTGTCGCCGACGCCACCGGTCGAGTGCTTGTCGATTCTTGGGCGGTGCTCGCCGTCAAAGCGCAACGAATCGCCGGAACGACGCATCGCATCGGTGAGCGCGGCGAGTTCGTCGGTCGTCAGGCCGCGAAAGAAGACCGCCATCGCCATCGCGGCCATCTGATAATCGGGGACCTCGCCGGCGGTGTAGGCTGCGATCAACGCCCGCCACTCATCTTCCGAGAGCGTGCCGCCGTCTCGCTTGCGTTCAATCAGGCGCGGAACGACCATTCACCCCTCGCGCCTGTGTGTTGATTCCGGAAGGATCCCGACCGTGTCGCTCCGCCGATTTGCTGTGACCATGCTCCTCGTCTGCATCGCCGTGACGCATCGCGCCGCGGCGCAGAGCAGCGAGATCGCAGCGGGCGTCAAGGCCGGCGACGCGCACGATCTGGAAGGTGCGCGCCGACACTTCGAGGCGGCGCTGGCGCACGATCCGGGGTCGTACGAGGCGAACTGGCGGTTGGCATTGCTGCTCATCGATATCGCCAAGCAGTTTCCCGACAACGCGCCGAGTCCGACGAGGGACACGCTCTACGTGCATGCCGAAAGGTACGCGCGGCGGGCGGTCGCCGCGAACGACAACGGCGCCGAGGGGCACTTTGCCCTCGCCAACGCGATCGGCAGGTCCGTGCTGAGCATGAGTGCCCGCGACCGGGTGAAGCGCGCGACGGAAGTGCGCGCCGAAGCGCTCCGGGCCATCGAGATCGATCCGCACCACGACGGCGCGTGGCACATCCTTGGCCGGTGGAACGCCGAAGTCGAGCGGCTGTCGGCGCTTCAGCGATTCTATGCCAAGGAGTTCCTCGGCGCGTCGGTGTTCAACGCCGCCTCGTGGGATGAAGCGGAGCGCGACCTCCGCCTCGCAGTGAAGTACGCGCCGACGAGAATCGTGCACCGGCTGGATCTGGCCGAGGTGCTCATCTGGCGAAAGAAATGGTCCGAAGCGAAGGTCCAGCTAGACGCCATTGCTGCGATGCCGGCCACGGACGTCTCCGATCCGTCGTACAAGCGGCAGGCACAGACGCTCGAAGGGACCGTCGGCAAGAAGGTGCACGAATGAGCCGCGAGGATCTTCACCGGGAAGTCGACGCGTTGCGCGAGCAGATCGGCCGCGCCAACCGCGCCTATTACGAGCTCGACACCCCCGAACTGAGCGATGCCGAATACGATCGGCTCTTTCGCCGGCTGCAACAGCTGGAGACCGAGCACCCGGAACTTGCCACCGCCGATTCTCCGACGCGACGAGTCGGCGGCGCGCCGGCGACGCACCTGCCGAAGCACACCCACCTCCGCCCGATGCTCTCGCTGGCCAACGCCTTCTCCGATGACGAACTGCAGGCGTGGGAGCAGCGCAACGCGAAGCTGGCGCCCACCGTTCGCGACGTGGGGTACACTGTTGAAGTGAAGATCGACGGCACGGCGGTCTGCCTCACCTATCGCGACGGAGCGCTGGTCACCGGCGCCACGCGCGGCAACGGCGCGGTCGGTGAGGACGTCACCGCGAACCTCCGGACCATCGATGACATCCCGCTCGAATTGCGCGGGTCGGGGTGGCCGGCGCTCATGGAAGTGCGCGGCGAGGTGTATTTCCCTCTCGAAGCATTCCGGAAACTCAATGTGCGACGCGAGCGCGAAGGTGAGCCGCCGTTTGCGAATCCGCGCAACGCGGCGGCCGGCGCGTTGCGACAACTCGACCCGGCGACGACGCGCAGCCGACGCCTGCGCTGCTTCGCCTTCCAGGTCGTCCCGATCGACGGATCGCTCGACGCACCGACCCACGATGACGCCCTCGCCGCGCTGGCGCGCTGGGGCTTCCAGGTGGAACCGCATCACGCGCGGGTGCCGACGCTCGGCGAGGCGATCGCGCGGATCAGCACGCTCGAAGCGAAGCTTCCGTCGTTGCCGTTCGGCGCCGACGGAGTCGTCGTCAAGGTTGATTCCCGGGAGCTCCAGGAAGCGCTCGGCACCATCGGCGATCGCGAGCCGCGGTGGGCGATCGCCAGGAAGTTTGCGCCCGATGTCGCGACGACGCGCCTTCTCGACATCCGCGTGAGCGTCGGCCGCACCGGCGCGCTCGCGCCGTACGCCGTGCTCGAACCAGTGGAGCTCGGCGGCGTCACGATCTCCAGCGCCACGCTGCACAACGATGAGGTGGTGGCGCAGAAGGACGTGCGCGTCGGCGACATCGTCGAGGTGATCCGCGCCGGAGAGGTGATTCCGCAGGTGGTGGGCCCGGTCCGGGAGCAGCGCGATGGATCGGAGACGCCGTGGGAGCCGCCGGCGCACTGCCCGGCGTGCGGTACCCTCGCCGTCCGCGATCCCGATGAAGTGATGCGCTACTGCCCGAATCCCCTCTGCCCGGGACGGCTGGTCGAGGGGATCGTCCACTTCGCGTCGCGCGATGCGATGGATATTCGCGGCCTTGGCTACGAACGGGTCCGGCAGCTGATCGCCGCCGATCTGATTCACAACGTCGCCGAACTGTATGACCTCACGGTCGATCAGCTGGTGACCCTTGATCGGTTCGCAAAGCAATCGGCGGCGCAGCTCGTTGCGGCGATTGATGCGTCCAGAGAGCAACCGCTCTCGGTGCTGCTCTACGCGTTGGGAATCCGGCACGTCGGTCGGTCGGTCGCGCAGTTGCTGGCGCGTCATTTCGGCTCGCTCGAACGACTCCAGGCCGCCGACGCCGACGCGATCGGTGCTATCAACGGCGTGGGGCCGACGATTGCGATGACGGTCCGTGGCTGGCTCGACGATCCGCGGAGCAGGACATTGCTCGACGCCCTCGTCGCGCATCGACTCACCACCATCGAACCCGGCGAGCGGACCACCCCGGGGGCCCTCTCGGGAAAAACCTATGTCCTCACGGGAACGCTGCCGACGCTCACCCGCGGCGAGGCCGCGGCCCGGATCGAGGGAGCCGGCGGCACAGTTGCCTCGAGTGTGACGAAGAAGACCTCCACCGTCGTCGCAGGCGATGAGGCCGGGAGCAAGCTCGACAAGGCGACGTCCCTCGGCATCGAAATCATCGACGAGGCGGAGCTCTTGCGGCGTCTCGACTCGGCGTCGTAGGTTCGCTTCCCCTCCATTCCAGCAGGTTCGGCGGTCCCGTGCAGCGCTACCTCATCGCACCGACATCCCTGCACCGCCTGCGCCGGCGCCTTCTCGCCGCGGGGCCCGGTGTCGCCGCGGAGATTCTCCACGAGGCGGGGTATGGCACCGGCGAAGCGCTGGCGGCGGCGTGGGCCGAGCATGTCAGGAAGCGGACCGGACTGAGCGATCCCGGGGAGCTCGATGCCGGATGGCTCGGTCCGCTCCTCGCCGAACTCTGCCGGGAGATGGGCTGGGGGTCGCTCGAACTGGCGGCGATCGACGAGCGCGCCCTGGTCGTGTCGTCGGTGGATTGGGCGGAGGCCGAGCCCGGCGCCACCGTCGAACCGGCATGCTACTTCAGCTGCGGTGCCCTCGCGGCATTCTTCACAGCGGTCGCCGGATCGGGGAGCGCGTCACCGATCGCGGTGATCGAGGTGGCGTGCCGCTCCCGCGGCGATGACCGCTGTTCGTTCCTCGCGGCGGGTCGCGATGCACTCGCCGCGGTCTACGACCTCATGGCCGCGGGACGGGACTGGCGCGAGGCGTTCGCGCCGGCGCCCGCCGATCGCTCCATTCAGTGACCGAACTCCGCGCGCAGATCCGCGCGCATCACCAGCTCGCCATTCTCGATCACTTCGCGGTCCCACGGCAGTACGATCGCCTTCTCGCTCATGAAGGCG
This region of Gemmatimonadales bacterium genomic DNA includes:
- a CDS encoding thymidine phosphorylase; translated protein: MVVPRLIERKRDGGTLSEDEWRALIAAYTAGEVPDYQMAAMAMAVFFRGLTTDELAALTDAMRRSGDSLRFDGEHRPRIDKHSTGGVGDKTSLLLAPMLAACGVLVPMMSGRGLGHTGGTLDKLEAIPGMRTTLPLRDAERQVRTLGVAMIGQTDDIAPADRKLYALRDVTATVESIPLISASIMSKKLAEDLNGLVLDVKIGSGAFLPDPERALELARTMIALGEARGCRTVALLTAMDRPLGIACGNALEVVEAIAGLRGDGPADLMEVTFALGTEMLLLAGAEDDAAAARRRLESTISSGQALERFVAMVEAQGGDAAAVEHPGKLPAAPVRLDVLASRAGIVTVVEPRALGRIIIDLGGGRRTVTDTVDPAVGLEVPVKPGIAVQRGQRVATIHARSHDAAAAAARAIELAIDIGDVAPETLPLIAWRVTAGGTASYRGG
- the gyrB gene encoding DNA topoisomerase (ATP-hydrolyzing) subunit B, whose amino-acid sequence is MANDTAPNGDYGAQSITVLKGLEAVRKRPAMYIGSTGENGLHHLVYEVVDNSIDEALAGFCDTIDVSIHKDNSITVTDNGRGIPVDIHPTEKIPGVELALTVLHAGGKFDRNSYKVSGGLHGVGVSVVNALSEKVTVTVDRDGARHQMSFVRGKTTQKLTVIGIAAGTGTTVTFKPDPQIFTVLEFSWSTLADRLRQLAFLNGGLKITLTDERGDEPRNETFYYKGGLVEFVSWLNRNKKVLHPKPVHFSATRDDVDVDIALQYEDGYNENTFTFVNNINTHEGGTHLTGFRSALTRTINEIAKKSNALKKADFTLSGDDAREGLTCVIHVKVREPQFEGQTKTKLGNGEVEGIVRTVVNEHLGNYLEENPGVGRAIIEKAVSAARAREAARKARDLVRKKSGLENAVLPGKLADCSLDDPAMCELYLVEGDSAGGSAKQGRDRSFQAILPLRGKILNVERARIDRILGNEEIRAIITAIGAGVREDFNIADARYHKIILMTDADVDGAHIRTLLLTFFFRQMPELIEAGFIYIAQPPLYRVARGKEEYYAYTEEERGEFQKRLAEGAKGNVGVQRYKGLGEMNPDQLWKTTMDPNTRTILRVTLEDAVEASKLFDELMGDDVEPRRMFIEANAKFVSVLDV
- the ligA gene encoding NAD-dependent DNA ligase LigA translates to MSREDLHREVDALREQIGRANRAYYELDTPELSDAEYDRLFRRLQQLETEHPELATADSPTRRVGGAPATHLPKHTHLRPMLSLANAFSDDELQAWEQRNAKLAPTVRDVGYTVEVKIDGTAVCLTYRDGALVTGATRGNGAVGEDVTANLRTIDDIPLELRGSGWPALMEVRGEVYFPLEAFRKLNVRREREGEPPFANPRNAAAGALRQLDPATTRSRRLRCFAFQVVPIDGSLDAPTHDDALAALARWGFQVEPHHARVPTLGEAIARISTLEAKLPSLPFGADGVVVKVDSRELQEALGTIGDREPRWAIARKFAPDVATTRLLDIRVSVGRTGALAPYAVLEPVELGGVTISSATLHNDEVVAQKDVRVGDIVEVIRAGEVIPQVVGPVREQRDGSETPWEPPAHCPACGTLAVRDPDEVMRYCPNPLCPGRLVEGIVHFASRDAMDIRGLGYERVRQLIAADLIHNVAELYDLTVDQLVTLDRFAKQSAAQLVAAIDASREQPLSVLLYALGIRHVGRSVAQLLARHFGSLERLQAADADAIGAINGVGPTIAMTVRGWLDDPRSRTLLDALVAHRLTTIEPGERTTPGALSGKTYVLTGTLPTLTRGEAAARIEGAGGTVASSVTKKTSTVVAGDEAGSKLDKATSLGIEIIDEAELLRRLDSAS
- a CDS encoding 4-vinyl reductase produces the protein MQRYLIAPTSLHRLRRRLLAAGPGVAAEILHEAGYGTGEALAAAWAEHVRKRTGLSDPGELDAGWLGPLLAELCREMGWGSLELAAIDERALVVSSVDWAEAEPGATVEPACYFSCGALAAFFTAVAGSGSASPIAVIEVACRSRGDDRCSFLAAGRDALAAVYDLMAAGRDWREAFAPAPADRSIQ